The Drosophila teissieri strain GT53w chromosome X, Prin_Dtei_1.1, whole genome shotgun sequence genome has a segment encoding these proteins:
- the LOC122623545 gene encoding uncharacterized protein LOC122623545, with translation MVENCVLCRCSERDELIFGTVHVKDKMMVHTNCLYLSSNLVQRGDKRLGILNFLKEDIEAEVKRCRTLVCYYCRRPGANIGCCKSGCRRTFHTKCGVDNLAQNQFSDTYRSYCHQHVLMHRRRPALVKEEECVICTEALIGEGERFSVVTCIYAPCCRNGWFHRKCLQRYANSAGYFFKCPLCNNLEVFRKVVLMGISVLNQDATWETEPNAFADQFRRDIICTAVKCVAVSGRDDTSAMLLYCNNCGANPSHFLCTVQNHETYVCHICAAVLPNPVPHVDSDSDDGDSIDETDFQAAVAELAANEQGDLIHQKLSGSLWDDSDSSDNDDDAVFKRAVDTKPEETNSDDKPSTSAAARALARTRSSPAAAGSSLGSRATRGSRTTVESPRGSQSTALILRAAAAGSSLGSRAIAAPTRGSRTTVESPRGSQATTQVSRAAAAGSSLGSRATAAPTRGSRTTVESPRGSQATTQVSRAAAVGSSLGSRATAAPTRGSRTTVESPRGSQATTQVSRAAAAGSSLGSRATAAPTRRSRTPVVSPRGSRPSRTSVAVPPRATTTTAGSSSTPTLDNQENTEPSTSSVRRSLRPRRTMPARIAEHKESDSEDSDGATVAKRRRLSPTATEPSTDRRLLRSITPEPSTQARRTLRRRTLANVHPTYTNMDVSCVANRTRNRLPNHLATRKD, from the exons ATGGTGGAGAATTGCGTGCTGTGCCGCTGCAGCGAGCGGGACGAGTTGATCTTCGGCACTGTGCACGTGAAGGACAAGATGATGGTGCACACCAACTGCTTG TACCTCAGCTCGAATCTCGTCCAGCGCGGTGACAAGCGCTTGGGCATACTGAACTTCCTCAAGGAGGACATCGAAGCGGAAGTCAAGCGCTGCCGCACACTAGTGTGCTACTATTGCCGCCGCCCGGGGGCCAACATTGGGTGCTGCAAGTCGGGCTGCCGCCGCACCTTTCACACCAAATGCGGCGTCGACAATCTGGCCCAGAACCAGTTCAGCGACACGTACAGGTCGTACTGCCACCAGCATGTGCTGATGCATCGCCGTCGTCCGGCGCTCGTGAAGGAGGAGGAATGTGTCATATGCACGGAAGCCCTGATCGGCGAGGGCGAGCGCTTCAGCGTGGTCACCTGTATCTACGCGCCGTGCTGCCGCAATGGATGGTTCCACCGCAAGTGCCTGCAACGCTACGCTAACTCGGCGGGCTACTTCTTTAAATGCCCGCTGTGCAACAACTTGGAGGTGTTCCGCAAGGTGGTTTTGATGGGCATCTCGGTGCTGAACCA AGACGCCACCTGGGAGACGGAGCCGAACGCCTTTGCAGATCAGTTTCGTCGCGATATCATTTGCACGGCCGTGAAGTGCGTTGCGGTGTCTGGTCGTGACGACACCTCCGCCATGCTGCTGTACTGCAACAATTGCGGCGCCAATCCGTCGCACTTCCTTTGCACGGTCCAGAATCACGAAACCTACGTGTGCCATATTTGCGCAGCTGTCTTGCCAAACCCAGTTCCCCATGTCGATTCGGACTCGGATGACGGCGACTCAATCGACGAAACCGACTTTCAGGCAGCCGTTGCAGAGTTAGCAGCGAACGAACAGGGTGATCTTATACACCAAAAGCTTTCCGGCTCCCTTTGGGATGATAGCGACTCCTCCGACAATGACGACGATGCCGTCTTTAAGCGCGCGGTCGACACCAAGCCGGAGGAGACCAACTCCGATGACAAACCATCAACTTCTGCGGCGGCACGCGCTTTAGCCCGCACCCGTTCATCGCCGGCAGCGGCCGGATCGTCGCTCGGTTCCCGCGCAACTCGTGGATCCCGCACAACAGTTGAATCACCGCGGGGATCGCAATCAACCGCTCTAATCTTACGCGCAGCAGCGGCCGGATCGTCGCTCGGTTCCCGCGCAATTGCTGCGCCAACTCGTGGATCCCGCACAACAGTGGAATCACCGCGTGGATCGCAAGCAACCACTCAAGTCTCACGCGCAGCAGCGGCCGGATCGTCGCTCGGTTCCCGTGCAACTGCTGCGCCAACTCGTGGATCCCGCACAACAGTTGAATCACCGCGTGGATCGCAAGCAACCACTCAAGTCTCACGCGCAGCAGCGGTTGGATCGTCGCTCGGTTCCCGTGCAACTGCTGCGCCAACTCGTGGATCCCGCACAACAGTTGAATCACCGCGTGGATCGCAAGCAACCACTCAAGTCTCACGCGCAGCAGCGGCCGGATCGTCGCTCGGTTCCCGCGCAACTGCTGCGCCAACTCGTAGATCCCGCACACCAGTTGTATCACCGCGTGGATCACGCCCATCACGCACCTCGGTCGCAGTGCCGCCTCGCGCTACTACTACAACTGCTGGATCCTCATCCACACCGACACTCGACAACCAGGAAAACACTGAGCCGTCCACATCGAGCGTGCGTCGTTCCCTGCGCCCTAGACGCACCATGCCAGCCAGAATCGCAGAGCACAAGGAGTCGGATAGCGAGGATAGCGATGGCGCGACTGTGGCGAAGAGGCGCCGCCTTTCGCCCACCGCTACTGAGCCGTCGACAGACAGACGTCTATTGCGCTCCATCACGCCGGAGCCGAGCACTCAAGCTCGACGCACCTTGCGTCGCCGCACTTTGGCCAACGTGCATCCCACATACACCAACATGGATGTATCCTGTGTGGCCAACAGGACCCGCAACCGCTTGCCCAACCACTTGGCCACCCGCAAGGATTAG
- the LOC122623875 gene encoding delta(3,5)-Delta(2,4)-dienoyl-CoA isomerase, mitochondrial, translating to MSLSRLNTLMKLAPKSTAVRTLQMQPQRNHSALPESGPTGHFKTLAVSSPKPFVFHVELHRPSKFNAISKQMWLEIKECFDGLATNPDCRAIVLSAAGKHFTAGIDLNDMMNLGQTLAETDDYARKGVIMERMIKVYQDSISSLEHCPKPVITAVHKACIGAGVDLITAADIRYCTEDAFFQVKEVDIGMAADVGTLQRLPKAVGSQSLARELCYTGRKFEAAEAHSAGLVSRLFPDKESLLTGALAVAELIASKSPVAVKTTKESLVYSLEHTNQEGLDHILLLNKLNLLSEDFAQAVAAQLTKDDKPVFAKL from the exons ATGTCGCTTTCCCGCCTGAACACTCTGATGAAACTGGCGCCCAAGTCCACGG CCGTCAGAACCCTCCAGATGCAGCCCCAGAGAAACCACTCCGCCCTACCGGAATCCGGACCCACCGGTCATTTCAAGACCCTGGCCGTCAGTTCGCCCAAGCCGTTCGTCTTCCATGTGGAGCTCCATCGGCCCAGCAAGTTCAACGCCATCAGCAAGCAGATGTGGCT GGAGATCAAGGAGTGCTTCGACGGACTGGCCACTAATCCCGACTGCCGGGCCATCGTTCTGTCCGCCGCCGGAAAACACTTCACCGCCGGCATCGACCTCAACGACATGATGAACCTGGGCCAAACGCTGGCCGAGACCGACGACTACGCCCGCAAGGGAGTCATCATGGAGCGCATGATTAAGGTGTACCAGGACTCGATCAGCAGCCTGGAGCACTGCCCCAAGCCAGTCATCACGGCCGTGCACAAGGCGTGCATCGGCGCTGGCGTGGACCTGATTACCGCCGCCGACATTCGCTACTGCACCGAGGACGCCTTCTTCCAGGTCAAGGAGGTGGACATCGGCATGGCCGCCGACGTGGGCACCCTGCAGCGTCTGCCCAAGGCAGTGGGCAGTCAGTCCCTCGCCCGGGAGCTGTGCTACACTGGGCGCAAGTTCGAGGCCGCCGAGGCCCACTCCGCGGGCCTAGTGAGTCGCCTCTTCCCAGACAAGGAGTCTCTGCTGACTGGTGCCCTAGCCGTGGCCGAGCTCATCGCCAGCAAGAGCCCCGTCGCCGTCAAGACAACCAAGGAGAGTCTTGTCTACTCCCTGGAGCACACCAATCAAGAGGGATTGGATCACATT CTCCTGCTGAACAAGCTCAACCTGCTGTCGGAGGACTTCGCCCAGGCTGTGGCCGCCCAGTTGACGAAGGACGATAAGCCCGTATTCGCCAAGCTGTGA
- the LOC122623873 gene encoding xaa-Pro aminopeptidase 3, which produces MNVLRRLDRLIAPTARRSAAISTRLWPHRWMTQSTTSSPGSPSTNSTVTAAEVRGVAQILRQQKGNLGQPTSVSHPHLIQPDELVPGVELTEMKDRRTQLMQNIRAYARTFGGEFNGHSSPCHMLVLGAASKKYMSGKIPYVFRQNSDFYYLTGCLEPDAVLLLTIDEAENVQSELFMRPKDPHAELWDGPRTGPELAVPLFGVTEAHSLSQLEAVLAKRAGALKPHIWFDQKSSDLPSLAQNMLRLSGDQQRPLLPAYTFLEAMRLLKSRAEMQLMRRTCDIASRSFNEVMAESQPGQSEHHLFAAIDFKCRMRNASYLAYPPVVAAGQNATVIHYVANSQLLGPQDLVLMDAGCEYGGYTSDITRTWPASGHFTEPQRTLYDMLHQLQGEIIGTVMKPGGETLDQLFETTCYKLGKYLQEIGLVGKSVSDYKELASQGYRFCPHHVSHYLGMDVHDTPHVPRNTRIVPGMVFTVEPGIYIGQDCGDVPPEFRGIGIRIEDDLLINEHGHVEVLTEACVKDPRALQELCQQQQKNSSAEAL; this is translated from the exons ATGAATGTCCTAAGGCGCCTGGACCGCCTGATCGCCCCCACTGCCCGCCGCAGCGCTGCCATTTCCACGAGACTGTGGCCACACCGCTGGATGACCCAATCCACGACGAGCTCCCCAGGAAGTCCCAGCACCAACTCTACCGTGACCGCGGCCGAGGTGCGCGGCGTGGCTCAGATCCTGCGCCAGCAAAAGGGCAACCTGGGACAGCCTACCAGCGTCTCGCATCCACACCTTATCCAGCCGGACGAGCTGGTTCCGGGCGTGGAACTGACCGAGATGAAGGATCGCCGTACGCAGCTGATGCAAAACATCCGTGCCTATGCGCGCACCTTCGGCGGCGAGTTCAATGGGCACTCGAGTCCCTGCCACATG CTCGTTCTGGGCGCCGCCTCCAAGAAGTATATGAGCGGCAAGATCCCATACGTGTTCCGCCAGAACTCAGACTTCTACTACCTCACTGGCTGCCTAGAGCCGGACGCCGTGCTCCTGCTGACCATCGACGAGGCCGAAAACGTACAGTCCGAGCTCTTCATGCGTCCCAAGGACCCGCATGCCGAGCTCTGGGATGGTCCGCGCACTGGGCCCGAGCTGGCGGTGCCGCTCTTCGGAGTCACTGAGGCCCATTCGCTGTCCCAGCTGGAAGCGGTGCTGGCCAAGCGGGCAGGCGCCCTGAAACCACACATCTGGTTCGACCAGAAGAGCTCCGATCTGCCGTCACTGGCGCAGAACATGCTGCGTTTGAGCGGCGATCAGCAGCGTCCACTGCTCCCGGCCTACACTTTCCTGGAAGCCATGCGCCTGCTCAAGTCCCGCGCCGAGATGCAGCTGATGCGGCGCACCTGCGACATAGCCTCACGCTCATTCAACGAGGTAATGGCCGAGTCGCAACCGGGTCAGTCGGAGCACCATCTGTTCGCGGCCATTGACTTCAAGTGCCGCATGCGCAACGCCAGCTACCTGGCCTACCCGCCAGTGGTTGCTGCCGGTCAGAACGCCACGGTGATCCACTACGTGGCCAACAGCCAGCTGTTGGGGCCGCAGGATCTGGTGCTGATGGACGCCGGCTGCGAGTATGGCGGCTACACCAGCGACATCACTCGCACCTGGCCGGCGAGTGGGCATTTCACGGAGCCGCAGCGCACACTGTATGACATGCTGCACCAGCTGCAGGGGGAGATTATTGGCACCGTGATGAAGCCAGGCGGCGAGACGCTCGACCAGCTGTTCGAGACCACCTGCTACAAGCTGGGCAAGTACCTGCAGGAGATCGGGCTGGTGGGCAAGTCAGTAAGCGACTACAAGGAACTGGCCAGCCAGGGGTACCGCTTCTGTCCGCACCACGTCTCCCACTACCTGGGCATGGACGTGCACGACACACCGCACGTGCCACGCAACACGCGCATCGTACCCGGCATGGTCTTCACCGTTGAGCCGGGCATCTACATTGGTCAGGACTGCGGCGACGTGCCGCCCGAGTTCCGCGGCATCGGCATCCGCATCGAGGACGATCTGCTCATCAACGAGCACGGCCACGTGGAGGTTCTAACCGAAGCGTGCGTCAAGGATCCGCGCGCCCTGCAGGAGCTgtgccaacagcaacagaagaACTCCTCCGCGGAGGCGTTGTAA
- the LOC122623876 gene encoding TIP41-like protein, translating into MSSECFVPRLPVDSESIQFHDWAISYEKSHILKSSCKLGTAECCPKDSADLCDLCHYQHSLQLPHLPDMVFHKNRLVLKHKDGAILEFRPMEALALVDNGKQPLEVACAQEWRETRNEQTMEEKFKPFDWTFTSTYQGTMNEKVRSESTDQTLNKFKLMQRENIIFYHDLTLFEDELHDHGISVMSVRIRVMPSGFFILLRHFLRVDDVLIRMHDTRFHHEIENDFILKEYIHREAPCTELQSSVAFWTNPDEMQNFVPVKTKQMHKLFFK; encoded by the exons ATGTCGAGCGAG TGCTTTGTGCCCCGGCTGCCGGTGGACAGCGAGTCCATCCAGTTCCACGACTGGGCCATCAGCTACGAAAAGTCGCACATCCTGAAGAGCAGCTGCAAACTGGGCACCGCCGAGTGCTGCCCCAAGGACTCCGCCGACCTCTGCGACCTATGCCACTATCAGCATTCCCTGCAGCTGCCCCACCTGCCCGACATGGTGTTCCACAAGAACCGGCTGGTGCTGAAGCACAAGGACGGCGCCATTTTGGAGTTCCGACCCATGGAGGCGCTGGCGCTGGTGGACAATGGAAAGCAGCCGCTGGAGGTCGCATGTGCCCAGGAGTGGCGGGAAACCCG CAACGAGCAGACAATGGAGGAGAAGTTCAAGCCTTTCGACTGGACTTTCACCTCCACCTACCAGGGCACCATGAACGAAAAGGTGCGGTCGGAGAGCACGGATCAGACACTGAACAAGTTCAAGCTGATGCAGCGCGAAAACATCATCTTCTACCACGATTTAACCCTGTTCGAGGACGAGCTGCACGACCACGGCATCTCTGTGATGAGCGTGCGCATC CGCGTGATGCCCTCTGGTTTCTTCATCCTTCTGCGCCACTTTCTACGCGTGGACGACGTGCTGATCCGGATGCACGACACCCGCTTCCACCACGAGATAGAGAACGACTTTATCCTGAAAGAGTATATCCATCGGGAGGCGCCCTGCACGGAGCTTCAGAGCTCGGTGGCCTTCTGGACCAACCCGGATGAAATGCAAAACTTTGTGCCCGTGAAGACCAAGCAGATGCACAAGCTCTTCTTTAAGTAG
- the LOC122623874 gene encoding annexin B10 isoform X2 — translation MDYKPVPTVKDAAPFDASQDAQVLRAAMKGFGTDEQEIIDVLVGRSNQQRQTIKAVYEAEFERDLVDDLKDELGGKFEDVIVGLTMPPVEYLCKQLHASMAGIGTEEATLVEILCTKTNEEMAQIVAVYEERYQRPLAEQMCSETSGFFRRLLTLIVTGVRDGLSTPVDADQAKEQAAQLYSAGEAKLGTDEEVFNRIMSHASFPQLRLVFEEYKELSGQTIEQAIKHEMSDELHEAMMAIVECVQSPAAFFANRLYKAMNGAGTDDATLIRIIVSRSEIDLETIKQEFERIYNRTLHSAVEAETSGDYKRALTALLGSA, via the exons ATGGACTACAAA CCAGTGCCCACGGTTAAGGACGCAGCTCCCTTCGACGCCTCCCAGGACGCCCAGGTGCTGCGGGCGGCGATGAAGGGATTCGGCACCGACGAGCAGGAGATCATCGACGTGCTCGTCGGCAGGAGCAACCAGCAGAGGCAGACGATCAAGGCGGTTTACGAGGCGGAGTTCGAGCGCGATCTGGTGGACGATCTGAAGGACGAGCTGGGGGGCAAGTTCGAGGACGTGATCGTGGGTCTGACGATGCCTCCGGTGGAGTACCTGTGCAAGCAACTGCACGCCTCCATGGCAGGCATCGGAACCGAGGAGGCAACGCTCGTCGAGATCCTGTGCACCAAAACCAACGAGGAGATGGCCCAAATCGTGGCCGTCTACGAGGAGCGCTACCAGCGCCCGCTGGCCGAGCAGATGTGCAGCGAGACCTCCGGCTTCTTCCGCCGCCTGCTCACTCTGATCGTGACCGGAGTCCGCGACGGACTGAGCACGCCCGTCGACGCCGACCAGGCCAAGGAGCAGGCCGCCCAGCTCTACTCCGCCGGCGAGGCCAAGCTGGGAACGGACGAGGAGGTCTTCAACCGCATCATGTCGCACGCCAGCTTCCCGCAGCTGCGACTCGTCTTCGAGGAGTACAAGGAGCTCTCCGGGCAGACCATCGAGCAGGCCATCAAGCACGAGATGTCCGACGAGCTGCACGAGGCCATGATGGCCATAG TTGAGTGCGTCCAGTCACCGGCGGCCTTCTTCGCCAACCGCCTGTACAAGGCCATGAATGGTGCCGGCACCGATGACGCCACGCTCATCCGCATCATCGTCAGCCGCTCGGAGATCGACCTGGAGACCATTAAGCAGGAGTTCGAGCGGATCTACAACCGTACGCTGCACAGCGCCGTGGAG GCGGAGACTTCTGGTGACTACAAGCGGGCCCTGACTGCTCTACTTGGATCCGCCTAG
- the LOC122623874 gene encoding annexin B10 isoform X1, with the protein MDYKPVPTVKDAAPFDASQDAQVLRAAMKGFGTDEQEIIDVLVGRSNQQRQTIKAVYEAEFERDLVDDLKDELGGKFEDVIVGLTMPPVEYLCKQLHASMAGIGTEEATLVEILCTKTNEEMAQIVAVYEERYQRPLAEQMCSETSGFFRRLLTLIVTGVRDGLSTPVDADQAKEQAAQLYSAGEAKLGTDEEVFNRIMSHASFPQLRLVFEEYKELSGQTIEQAIKHEMSDELHEAMMAIVECVQSPAAFFANRLYKAMNGAGTDDATLIRIIVSRSEIDLETIKQEFERIYNRTLHSAVEDAETSGDYKRALTALLGSA; encoded by the exons ATGGACTACAAA CCAGTGCCCACGGTTAAGGACGCAGCTCCCTTCGACGCCTCCCAGGACGCCCAGGTGCTGCGGGCGGCGATGAAGGGATTCGGCACCGACGAGCAGGAGATCATCGACGTGCTCGTCGGCAGGAGCAACCAGCAGAGGCAGACGATCAAGGCGGTTTACGAGGCGGAGTTCGAGCGCGATCTGGTGGACGATCTGAAGGACGAGCTGGGGGGCAAGTTCGAGGACGTGATCGTGGGTCTGACGATGCCTCCGGTGGAGTACCTGTGCAAGCAACTGCACGCCTCCATGGCAGGCATCGGAACCGAGGAGGCAACGCTCGTCGAGATCCTGTGCACCAAAACCAACGAGGAGATGGCCCAAATCGTGGCCGTCTACGAGGAGCGCTACCAGCGCCCGCTGGCCGAGCAGATGTGCAGCGAGACCTCCGGCTTCTTCCGCCGCCTGCTCACTCTGATCGTGACCGGAGTCCGCGACGGACTGAGCACGCCCGTCGACGCCGACCAGGCCAAGGAGCAGGCCGCCCAGCTCTACTCCGCCGGCGAGGCCAAGCTGGGAACGGACGAGGAGGTCTTCAACCGCATCATGTCGCACGCCAGCTTCCCGCAGCTGCGACTCGTCTTCGAGGAGTACAAGGAGCTCTCCGGGCAGACCATCGAGCAGGCCATCAAGCACGAGATGTCCGACGAGCTGCACGAGGCCATGATGGCCATAG TTGAGTGCGTCCAGTCACCGGCGGCCTTCTTCGCCAACCGCCTGTACAAGGCCATGAATGGTGCCGGCACCGATGACGCCACGCTCATCCGCATCATCGTCAGCCGCTCGGAGATCGACCTGGAGACCATTAAGCAGGAGTTCGAGCGGATCTACAACCGTACGCTGCACAGCGCCGTGGAG GAC GCGGAGACTTCTGGTGACTACAAGCGGGCCCTGACTGCTCTACTTGGATCCGCCTAG